The genomic interval CGGCTCACCTCCGCTGGAGTTCTACGTGCGAGGTGAGGAGATTCGGATGGTGTTGAACCATGACAACACGATTCCCTGGCGCACGAAGCTCCAGCGAGGCGTGTGGCATGAGTTCATCCTGCACGTGAAGTGGTCCTCGAAGGCGAGCACGGGCTTCGTGGAGCTGTGGCACAACAAGCAGAAGGTGCTGCAGAAGCGCAGCGCGGTGACGATGTTCGCGGGGCAGGGCAACTATCTGAAGTTGGGCCTGTATCGCAGCGACACGGTGAAGCCAGTGGGCGTGCTGTACCACGATGGTTTCGTCCAGGCGACGGCGCTCGAGGACGTGCTGACGACGACGCCGCCGGTGCCGGACGCGGGGACGCCCACGGTGGATGCAGGGACGCCCACGGTGGACGCGGGCACTCCCACGGTGGACGCGGGCACTCCCACGGTGGACGCGGGGACTCCCACGGTGGACGCGGGGACTCCCGCGGTGGATGCGGGCACGCCCGCGCCAGAGCCGGAGCCGGACGCGGGTGAGCCCGTGGTTCCGGAGCCCGTGGATGCGGGGACTCCGCCGCAGGTGGACTCTGGGGTGACGGTGGATGCGGGCACGGGTGGCGTACAGCCGCCGGTGGGAGTGCTCCCGGCGGAAGGCGGCGAGGAGGGCGCGGGCTGCAACAGCTCGGGTGGCTCGCTCGCGGCGCTGACGCTGCTGGGGCTCCTGGGGTTGGCGCGCGTGCGCCGGCGCCGCTCGCCGTAGTCCTCGGCTTCCTCGATTCTCGATGAGGAAGGGACGCACCGGTCCGTGTGACATGGGGCCGGTGCGTCCTGACGTGCGTTCATTTGTGACGGGGTATTGGCCGGGGCGTGATGTGGCCGGCACGCCGCCGTGACGAGCTCATGCGACGGTCTTTCGCAGGTGCTCGCCATGCAGACTGATCCGCGCCCCTCGACCTCGCCTCATTCGTTGGTGGACCCGCTGCTCGGCCAGGTGCTCCATGGGCGCTTCCGGGTGTTGTCGCCCGTGGGCGCTGGAGGCATGGGCCGGGTGTACCGGGCGCTCCAGCTTCCGTTGGAGCGGGTGGTGGCGCTCAAGGTGATGAGCCCCACGTTCCCCACGGCGAGCGACCCGGAGTTCCAGCGGCGCTTCTTCCTGGAAGCGAGCATCACCGCGAAGCTGAAGCACCCCAACACCGTCACCGTCATCGACTACGGGAAGACGGACGATGGGACGTTCTACATCGCGATGGAGTACCTGGAGGGGCGCACGCTGTCGGAGCACCTTGCCGCAGGTCCGATGCCGTGGCCTCGCGCGGTGGAGATTGCCCAACAGGTGTGCCGGTCCCTGCGAGAGGCGCATCGGCTCGGGGTGGTGCACCGGGACTTGAAGCCGGCCAACGTGATGCTGTTGGCGGAGGAGGGGCGGGCGGAGCGCGACCACGTGAAGGTGCTCGACTTCGGACTGGTGAAGTCCTTCGTCGTGGCGGGAGCCAGTGGTGGCCATGCGGCCGTGCCGGAAATCACCCAGGGCGGCATGTTCCTGGGCTCGCCGATGTACATGGCGCCGGAGCAGGCGCGGAACCTGGCGGATGCGCGCAGTGACATCTACTCGCTCGGAGTCCTGCTGTATCAGATGCTCATGGGGCGTCCGCCCTTCGTGATGCAGGACCCGCTGGAGCTCCTCTTCGCGCACCAGAAGGAGCCACCCCCGCGCTTCCAGTCGGTGCGCCCGGACGTGGCCATTCCCGAGTCCGTGGAGTCCGTGGTGCGCCGGTGTTTGGAGAAGCAGCCCGCGCATCGTTACGACTCGATGGATGCGCTCCTGGAGGCCTTGCGCGGGGTGGGTGGGGCCTGGGCGGACACGGGGCCGGGGGAGGCACTGACCGGGCCCCTCGCCGTGTCGGCGCCGTCCACGAACTGCGGTGTGCAGGGCACGATGGTGTTGGACATCAGCCTGGACGAGTCCTCCGTGCTTCGGCCCGAGGCTCCGCGTCGGAGCTTTCGCCATGGGGGCTTGATGGCGGGCGTGCTGCTCGTCTGTGGCGCGGGGGCCTATCTGCTGGGTGCGCGCCGTTCTCCGCTGACTGTGGAAGCACCGCCGGTGGCCGCACCGGCTCCCGCGTTGGTGCCGGTGCGCGAGGAGGTGCCCACCGTGGTCGCGCCTGTACAGCCGCCTCTGCCCGTGCGCTTCCATGTCTCCAGTCAGCCGTCGGGTGCGCGGGTCTTCTGGAAGGGAGTGGAGCGGGGCACCACGCCGTTCGTGTTGGAGGTGCCGCCGGATGCGAGGGGGCT from Myxococcus stipitatus carries:
- a CDS encoding TonB family protein, coding for MQTDPRPSTSPHSLVDPLLGQVLHGRFRVLSPVGAGGMGRVYRALQLPLERVVALKVMSPTFPTASDPEFQRRFFLEASITAKLKHPNTVTVIDYGKTDDGTFYIAMEYLEGRTLSEHLAAGPMPWPRAVEIAQQVCRSLREAHRLGVVHRDLKPANVMLLAEEGRAERDHVKVLDFGLVKSFVVAGASGGHAAVPEITQGGMFLGSPMYMAPEQARNLADARSDIYSLGVLLYQMLMGRPPFVMQDPLELLFAHQKEPPPRFQSVRPDVAIPESVESVVRRCLEKQPAHRYDSMDALLEALRGVGGAWADTGPGEALTGPLAVSAPSTNCGVQGTMVLDISLDESSVLRPEAPRRSFRHGGLMAGVLLVCGAGAYLLGARRSPLTVEAPPVAAPAPALVPVREEVPTVVAPVQPPLPVRFHVSSQPSGARVFWKGVERGTTPFVLEVPPDARGLATAELTFVREGYRSDRVLAGGSGEVLLNQRLLRERGGRVGASSLGAEASGAGAWQAEPALSAPMPLDAPATLEPAKTAAAGPRPSSAVAAPIQLPESAKPPVELAGNPQPEFPQEARAAGREGMVVLKLVVTVRGEVRDVTVMRGEEPFASAALRAVRTWRYQPAMLEGQPVAVYRVVKVPFRLRP
- a CDS encoding polysaccharide lyase, with amino-acid sequence MWMVPSLALAGIVWRGDFETGNRSQYSGEQMVSSDRLLVVTNPVAQGKYALKVTVKQGDDPINSSGNRNELVYQGGEKEGSEYFYRWNVMFAPDFPSVDTWQLFTQWHHTGCCGSPPLEFYVRGEEIRMVLNHDNTIPWRTKLQRGVWHEFILHVKWSSKASTGFVELWHNKQKVLQKRSAVTMFAGQGNYLKLGLYRSDTVKPVGVLYHDGFVQATALEDVLTTTPPVPDAGTPTVDAGTPTVDAGTPTVDAGTPTVDAGTPTVDAGTPAVDAGTPAPEPEPDAGEPVVPEPVDAGTPPQVDSGVTVDAGTGGVQPPVGVLPAEGGEEGAGCNSSGGSLAALTLLGLLGLARVRRRRSP